Proteins from a single region of Drosophila biarmipes strain raj3 chromosome 3R, RU_DBia_V1.1, whole genome shotgun sequence:
- the LOC108027398 gene encoding DNA polymerase zeta subunit 2, whose protein sequence is MQSEYEADIIVEAIEVLVNHILYVRGIYPAHIFKKKRMYNTPVFVSIFPPLNNYLTGVLRSAQELLRRRELQCLELIVYQKESEQLESYKMSPEPRGEGQLADDHLMEFEQKMRFALYQISERMNQARKYAAGSCQFKIHLHTTQEAFIRFSHEPQYQEFPWLLAQNLELKSQTVSLLPLALVETVGLKLEALIVN, encoded by the coding sequence ATGCAGTCCGAGTACGAAGCCGACATCATCGTGGAGGCGATAGAGGTGCTGGTGAACCACATTTTGTATGTGCGAGGTATATACCCCGCGCACATATTCAAAAAAAAGCGAATGTACAATACACCGGTCTTTGTCTCCATCTTCCCGCCGCTCAATAACTACCTCACCGGCGTTTTGAGATCCGCTCAGGAATTGCTTCGCCGCCGGGAGCTGCAGTGCCTGGAGCTGATAGTGTACCAGAAGGAAAGTGAGCAGTTGGAGAGCTACAAAATGTCACCTGAACCCCGGGGGGAAGGCCAATTGGCAGATGATCATTTAATGGAGTTCGAGCAGAAAATGCGCTTTGCCCTCTACCAGATATCCGAAAGAATGAACCAGGCACGCAAATATGCTGCAGGAAGCTGTCAGTTTAAAATCCACCTGCACACGACGCAGGAGGCGTTCATTCGCTTCAGCCACGAACCCCAGTACCAAGAGTTTCCTTGGCTCCTAGCGcagaatttagaattaaagTCACAAACTGTTTCCTTGTTGCCCTTGGCTTTGGTAGAGACTGTGGGACTGAAATTGGAGGCACTCATTGTtaactaa
- the LOC108027397 gene encoding splicing factor 3A subunit 3: METLLEQQRRYHEERERLVKLMVDEHATKKPGEKERIHSEHRLKYLMELHHNATSQLRDLYEDKDNERKAEIAALSGPNEFNEFYARLKQIKQFYKSHPAEVSVPLSVEFDEMIRVYNNPDDMSALVEFTDEEGGGRYLDLNECYELYLNLRAVEKLDYITYLMSFDHVFDIPRERKNREYRKYIETLNDYLHHFILRIQPLLDLEGELLKVELDFQRQWLQGTFPGFSLKETESALANTGAHLDLSAFSSWEELASLGLDRLKSALVALGLKCGGTLEERAQRLFSTKGKSTLDPALMAKKPSAKTASAQSREHERHKEIAQLEALLYKYAELLSEQRAATKENVQRKQARTGGERDDSDVEASESDNDDDPDADDVPYNPKNLPLGWDGKPIPYWLYKLHGLNISYNCEICGNFTYKGPKAFQRHFAEWRHAHGMRCLGIPNTAHFANVTQIEDAITLWEKLKSQKQSERWIADQEEEFEDSLGNVVNRKTFEDLKRQGLL; the protein is encoded by the coding sequence ATGGAGACGCTCCTGGAACAACAGCGGCGCTACCACGAGGAGCGCGAGCGCCTTGTCAAACTGATGGTAGACGAGCATGCGACCAAGAAGCCGGGCGAAAAGGAGCGCATCCACTCGGAGCACCGGCTTAAGTACCTTATGGAACTTCACCACAACGCCACGTCGCAGCTGCGCGACCTCTACGAGGACAAGGACAACGAGCGGAAGGCGGAGATCGCCGCGCTTTCGGGGCCCAACGAGTTCAACGAGTTCTACGCCCGCCTCAAACAAATCAAGCAGTTCTATAAGTCCCACCCAGCTGAGGTCAGCGTACCGCTGTCAGTGGAGTTCGACGAGATGATCCGCGTGTACAACAATCCGGACGACATGAGCGCACTGGTGGAGTTCACGGATGAGGAGGGTGGCGGCCGGTATCTGGACCTCAACGAGTGTTACGAGCTCTACCTTAACCTGCGGGCGGTGGAGAAACTGGACTATATTACTTACCTAATGTCCTTTGATCATGTTTTCGACATCCCGCGAGAGCGCAAGAACCGCGAATACCGCAAGTACATTGAAACCCTCAACGACTACCTGCACCACTTCATCCTGAGAATTCAGCCCCTGCTCGATTTGGAGGGAGAGCTGCTGAAGGTGGAGCTGGACTTTCAACGCCAGTGGCTGCAGGGTACATTCCCAGGCTTCTCGCTTAAGGAAACTGAATCTGCGCTGGCCAACACCGGCGCCCATCTCGATCTCTCCGCCTTCTCCAGCTGGGAGGAGCTGGCCTCGCTGGGACTTGATCGTCTAAAATCGGCTCTGGTGGCCCTGGGGCTCAAATGCGGCGGCACCCTGGAGGAACGCGCACAACGGCTATTCTCCACCAAGGGGAAGAGCACTTTGGATCCCGCACTAATGGCCAAGAAGCCCAGCGCAAAGACAGCCAGTGCGCAATCACGGGAGCACGAGCGCCACAAGGAAATCGCCCAACTGGAGGCATTGCTTTACAAGTATGCTGAGCTTCTATCCGAGCAGAGAGCGGCCACCAAGGAGAATGTCCAGAGGAAACAGGCTCGGACCGGGGGCGAGCGAGACGACAgcgatgtcgaggccagcgagtcTGACAACGACGACGATCCCGATGCGGACGACGTGCCGTATAATCCGAAGAACTTGCCGCTTGGATGGGACGGCAAACCAATCCCCTACTGGCTCTACAAGCTGCACGGTTTGAACATCAGCTACAACTGCGAGATTTGCGGAAATTTCACCTATAAGGGTCCGAAGGCCTTCCAACGCCACTTCGCCGAGTGGCGACACGCGCATGGCATGCGCTGCCTGGGCATCCCGAACACGGCTCATTTCGCTAATGTAACGCAAATCGAGGACGCGATCACGCTGTGGGAAAAGCTGAAGTCGCAGAAGCAGAGCGAACGCTGGATCGCCGATCAGGAGGAGGAGTTCGAGGACTCGCTGGGCAACGTAGTCAACAGGAAGACGTTCGAGGATCTTAAACGCCAGGGTCTGCTCTAG
- the LOC108027249 gene encoding V-type proton ATPase subunit E — MALSDADVQKQIKHMMAFIEQEANEKAEEIDAKAEEEFNIEKGRLVQQQRLKIMEYYEKKEKQVELQKKIQSSNMLNQARLKVLKVREDHVSSVLDDARKRLGEVTQKQSEYQTVLTKLIVQGLFQVMEPKVILRCREVDVPLVRDVLPSAVEQYKAAIQQNVDLFIDEKDFLSADTCGGVELLALNGRIKVPNTLESRLELISQQLVPEIRNALFGRNVNRKFTD; from the exons ATGGCTCTGAGCGATGCTGATGTACAGAAACAG ATCAAACACATGATGGCGTTCATTGAGCAGGAGGCCAATGAAAAAGCCGAGGAGATCGACGCCAAGGCCGAGGAGGAGTTCAACATCGAGAAGGGACGCCTCGTCCAGCAGCAGCGCCTCAAGATCATGGAGTACTACGAGAAGAAGGAGAAGCAGGTGGAGCTGCAGAAGAAGATACAGTCCTCCAACATGCTCAACCAGGCTCGTCTGAAG GTACTAAAAGTGCGCGAGGACCATGTCAGCAGCGTGCTGGATGATGCCCGCAAGCGTCTCGGCGAGGTCACTCAGAAGCAGTCCGAATACCAGACTGTGCTGACCAAGCTCATCGTCCAGGGCCTGTTCCAAGTCATGGAGCCCAAGGTGATCCTGCGCTGCCGAGAGGTCGATGTGCCCCTGGTGCGCGATGTCCTGCCCAGTGCTGTGGAGCAGTACAAGGCCGCGATCCAACAGAACGTCGATCTGTTCATCGACGAGAAAGACTTCCTCTCTGCTGATACCTGCGGCGGTGTTGAGCTGCTGGCCCTGAACGGACGCATCAAG GTGCCCAACACCCTGGAGTCCAGATTAGAGCTCATTTCGCAGCAGCTGGTGCCCGAGATTCGTAACGCTCTGTTCGGACGTAACGTCAATCGTAAATTCACCGACTAA
- the LOC108027248 gene encoding protein krasavietz produces the protein MSQKTERPVLSGQRIKTRKRDEREKYDPTGFRDAVIAGLEKTEGDLEQISKYLDSAGNKLDYRRYGEVLFDILIAGGLLVPGGSISQDGEKPRTNYCIFDAPESMESMRNHEQVFVKLIRRYKYLEKMFEEEMGKVLLFVKGFTPSERIKLARMTALWLGNGSVPPNVLLVLNNEHLIKDGIALEFLLELFQTFKQEKGIAYLIQALKKGGLESKLMDFFPPNKRTEEYFKQVFLDKELNEIIKLHKAQASQEAKRELQQALIDDINDEKPHNEITSDIKEFSQRNNIPDHEIIVIIWSTIMSLGEWNKKEELVTDQAVRHLKTYCTLLQAFASTDRSELALILKVQEFCYENMNFMKAFQKIILLFYKTEVLSEEIILRWYKDGHSNKGKMHFLEQMRKFVEWLQSAEEESESEDEQKNGE, from the exons ATGAGTCAAAAAACTGAAAGACCAGTGCTATCGGGTCAACGCATCAAGACCAGAAAAAGAGATGAAAGAGAAAAATATGACCCAACGGGATTCCGTGATGCGGTCATTGCTGGTCTCGAAAAAACTGAAGGCGACCTGGAACAAATCTCTAAATATCTAGACAGCGCGGGCAACAAGCTCGACTATCGTCGTTACGGTGAAGTTCTCTTCGATATATTGATTGCAGGAGGTCTACTAG TGCCTGGCGGTTCCATATCTCAGGATGGCGAAAAGCCGCGCACAAACTACTGCATCTTCGATGCCCCCGAGAGCATGGAGTCCATGCGTAACCATGAACAG GTATTTGTTAAGCTCATCAGGCGGTACAAGTACCTTGAGAAAATGTTCGAAGAGGAGATGGGGAAAGTTCTATTATTCGTAAAGGGCTTTACCCCGAGTGAACGCATCAAGCTTGCGCGTATGACAGCGCTCTGGTTAG GTAACGGCTCTGTGCCGCCAAATGTCTTACTGGTACTGAACAACGAGCATCTGATCAAGGATGGCATTGCACTGGAGTTTCTACTAGAGCTGTTCCAGACGTTCAAGCAAGAGAAGGGCATTGCATATCTGATTCAGGCGCTTAAGAAGGGTGGACTGGAAAGCAA acTTATGGACTTTTTCCCACCAAACAAACGTACTGaggaatattttaaacaagttTTTCTTGACAAAGAACTCAACGAGATCATCAAGCTGCATAAGGCTCAAGCTAGCCAGGAGGCTAAGCGCGAGTTGCAGCAGGCGCTCATCGATGATATCAACGATGAGAAGCCACATAATGAGATAACCTCAGATATTAAGGAATTCTCGCAACGCAACAACATTCCCGATCATGAAATAATTGTCATT ATTTGGTCCACCATCATGTCGTTGGGCGAATGGAACAAGAAGGAAGAGTTGGTCACCGATCAGGCTGTTCGGCACCTGAAGACATACTGCACATTGCTGCAGGCTTTCGCCTCAACAGACCGTTCGGAGTTGGCCCTAATCCTAAAAGTGCAGGAATTCTGTTACGAGAACATGAACTTTATGAAGGCTTTCCAGAAGATCATCTTGTTGTTCTATAAGACCGAGGTTCTGTCGGAGGAGATTATCTTGCGCTGGTACAAGGACGGTCACTCAAATAAGGGCAAGATGCATTTCCTCGAACAAATGCGCAAGTTTGTCGAATGGCTTCAGTCTGCCGAAGAAG AATCCGAATCTGAGGACGAACAAAAGAATGGCGAGTAA
- the LOC108027029 gene encoding O-phosphoseryl-tRNA(Sec) selenium transferase isoform X1, whose translation MNLDQINIPRKLVPDNYLQLGLAAQRSKQRTFKELIEKRKLPETGWSDEQIEELVLQLASLDSNNFPHKVGLGEREARIACKLVARRHYNFGHGIGRSGDLLEAQPKAAGSTLLSRLTNALILDLVRGIGLPSCADCFLVPMCTGMSLTLCLQSLRKRRPAAQYVLWSRIDQKSCFKAITAAGLNPVIIPCRVNEEALYTDINLFREKVELLGVENILCLYTTTSCFAPRNSDDIVEISKLAKQKQIPHLVNNAYGLQVKIIVRQLERANQIGRIDYFVQSSDKNLLVPVGGAIVGSFNKSQLHEVASSYAGRASGSQSLDVFMTLLSLGRNGFQSLIQQRAENFIYLRDSLRKFAESHGEVVIDSSYNSISLAITLGTISPDEDDVTQLGSMLHMRGVSGARVVVPWQTKTIDGHEFVGFGSHRNDLKVPYLTVASALGITREEIDKFFDIFGRCWHQLVKIKMKA comes from the exons ATGAACCTTGACCAAATAAATATACCGCGAAAACTAGTGCCGGACAACTACTTGCAGCTGGGACTAGCAGCTCAACGCAGCAAGCAACGCACTTTCAAGGAGCTCATAGAGAAG AGGAAACTGCCGGAGACGGGATGGTCCGATGAGCAGATTGAGGAGCTCGTGCTCCAGCTGGCCTCCTTGGACAGCAATAACTTTCCGCACAAGGTCGGACTGGGAGAACGGGAGGCCCGAATTGCCTGTA AACTCGTTGCCCGCCGGCACTACAACTTCGGTCACGGAATAGGCCGCTCTGGAGATTTACTGGAGGCTCAACCCAAGGCAGCAGGCTCCACGCTGCTCTCACGCTTGACAAATGCGCTAATTCTGGACCTTGTGCGGGGAATCGGGCTGCCCAGCTGTGCCGACTGCTTTCTCGTGCCGATGTGCACAGGCATGAGCCTAACCCTCTGCCTGCAAAGTCTACGGAAGCGAAGACCCGCGGCGCAGTACGTGCTCTGGTCGCGCATCGATCAGAAGTCCTGCTTTAAGGCCATCACCGCCGCGGGCTTGAATCCAGTAATAATCCCCTGTCGGGTTAACGAGGAGGCTCTGTACACCGACATAAATTTATTCCGGGAGAAGGTAGAGCTGTTGGGAGTGGAGAACATCCTCTGCCTGTACACCACCACCAGTTGTTTTGCACCGCGCAACAGCGATGACATTGTGGAAATATCCAAGCTGGCAAAGCAGAAGCAGATTCCCCACCTGGTCAACAATGCTTACGGGCTACAGGTCAAGATTATCGTTCGTCAGCTGGAGCGGGCAAATCAAATCGGACGCATTGATTACTTTGTCCAGAGTAGCGACAAGAATCTCTTGGTGCCAGTGGGCGGTGCCATTGTGGGTAGCTTCAACAAGAGCCAGCTCCACGAAGTGGCCAGCAGTTATGCGGGAAGAGCTAGCGGCTCCCAGTCCCTGGACGTTTTTATGACGCTGCTTTCGCTGGGGCGCAACGGTTTTCAATCGCTCATCCAGCAGCGGGCCGAGAACTTCATCTACCTCAGAGATAGCCTCAGGAAATTCGCAGAGAGTCATGGAGAAGTGGTAATCGACAGCAGTTATAACTCCATATCATTGGCAATTACACTGGGAACGATTTCTCCGGATGAGGACGACGTCACCCAGCTCGGATCTATGCTTCACATGCGTGGAGTGTCCGGAGCAAGAGTAGTGGTGCCTTGGCAAACCAAAACCATCGATGGGCACGAGTTTGTGG GTTTTGGCTCTCACCGCAACGACCTTAAAGTGCCTTATCTAACTGTGGCGTCTGCCTTGGGGATAACACGGGAGGAGATCGACAAGTTTTTTGATATCTTCGGCAGGTGCTGGCACCAGTtagtcaaaataaaaatgaaagcataA
- the LOC108027029 gene encoding O-phosphoseryl-tRNA(Sec) selenium transferase isoform X2, whose product MNLDQINIPRKLVPDNYLQLGLAAQRSKQRTFKELIEKRKLPETGWSDEQIEELVLQLASLDSNNFPHKVGLGEREARIACSELKQIYLHFWNSLPAGTTTSVTE is encoded by the exons ATGAACCTTGACCAAATAAATATACCGCGAAAACTAGTGCCGGACAACTACTTGCAGCTGGGACTAGCAGCTCAACGCAGCAAGCAACGCACTTTCAAGGAGCTCATAGAGAAG AGGAAACTGCCGGAGACGGGATGGTCCGATGAGCAGATTGAGGAGCTCGTGCTCCAGCTGGCCTCCTTGGACAGCAATAACTTTCCGCACAAGGTCGGACTGGGAGAACGGGAGGCCCGAATTGCCTGTAGTGAGTTGAAACAAATATATCTTCACTTTTGG AACTCGTTGCCCGCCGGCACTACAACTTCGGTCACGGAATAG
- the LOC108027200 gene encoding trichohyalin, producing MNTPGMSLFQGADTLNVNSSLDRQEEEEALQDQKRREQEIGNLLVNAFDDLEDDENTIDSTTTYHSEQPAAVLPNYPTHPAQIPLQEDPQQAKEMHRLKMMLESKNHELQNVNQIVNAAHKQLNELQKRLSIAEAELDRAMREKRNTHELLVETKESCSNKDSDLEKMRLERKQLEEENTRLVGQLEITKTLLSDVQCKYDMVQKDKHKREERSAELRVKHIEDSHRAQCDLFQQQLNQVKDQLDRKQNELEQMTSRYNALQSGHETMLLDKAAKINELSQALDVAQLRCNQINSRPDLEAENHRQQQCISDLKARIASLEQTVALLNDRLNETTAELDLMDSLIQQHQVDESPTGRLSQVGGSRLVGSTPLNALDRVSHIKQELYRALANLKNKREEVRRLEKHLEERNQELRLLRDQENQSLVQLATLKEEKSRLENKVKAMQQELEEQQHKSQQESGLQEQLDTIITERDALKKKSQRIEDQLKNVKNDLDQLRQQHDSLQRDYEQLTQDNRQLRTRATADNLRLELERHKILLKDSQSEVERLKKLYADIATDKESLDYELRKLRESDTLKELQEQRQQLATAQRNLQLAELKSQELEKLLESEKLGHERDLQSLRQKNEREKREGAKESSANCSKCIENLAEITKSEIQLLKLQNVNSMQVKELKELEHELEHSKILQAEMQEKIELSSKQDELINDLKEKAKQFEEYIRQQEENQKQQQQKNAPSPKSISDSSPRASPKELTQERIKVIEQRVRDEMAKLFAAELKKFTSRLQQTEERSQCLQREYQAVCAELQQRQTEVDLLKQTILAERENIEEILADKDEKQKAMLQKCRQELQAKNQRIAELLREVEEQHASIDSERQSMKAVMAQWEKQRQSIDQVEQHWRQQLDSLRTTHEEAMRSAQQRYQSAKRTAHNYKLYAEDKEAHMKREYERIKHEYDLSLAKIEATMNQHLERRSRERHRDKENVPSNSSSNPTISSNNKPKCNGHSKS from the exons ATGAACACTCCGGGCATGAGTCTGTTCCAGGGGGCGGACACCCTGAACGTGAACTCGTCACTGGATcgccaggaggaggaggaagcgCTGCAGGATCAAAAGAGACGCGAGCAGGAG ATTGGGAATCTGCTGGTGAACGCCTTCGACGATCTGGAAGATGATGAGAACACAATTGACTCCACGACGACATACCACTCGGAGCAGCCAGCGGCTGTCCTGCCCAATTACCCAACGCATCCGGCCCAGATACCGCTGCAGGAGGATCCGCAGCAAGCAAAAGAGATGCACCGCCTCAAAATGATGCTGGAATCCAAGAACCACGAACTGCAGAACGTTAACCAGATAGTTAACGCTGCGCACAAGCAACTGAATGAGTTGCAGAAGCGACTCTCAATTGCGGAGGCCGAGCTTGACCGGGCGATGCGGGAGAAGCGCAACACCCACGAGCTGCTGGTGGAGACCAAGGAGAGTTGCTCAAACAAGGATAGCGATCTGGAGAAGATGCGGTTGGAGAGGAAGCAGTTGGAAGAAGAGAATACGCGGCTAGTGGGACAGTTGGAGATCACTAAAACCCTGCTGTCCGACGTCCAGTGCAAGTACGACATGGTGCAGAAGGACAAGCACAAGCGGGAGGAGCGCAGCGCCGAATTGCGGGTTAAGCACATCGAGGACTCCCATCGGGCCCAGTGCGATCTCTTCCAGCAGCAACTCAATCAGGTCAAGGATCAGCTAGATCGCAAGCAGAACGAACTAGAGCAGATGACCTCGCGCTACAATGCTTTGCAGTCAGGCCATGAAACTATGCTGCTGGACAAGGCCGCCAAGATTAACGAGCTGAGTCAAGCTTTGGATGTGGCACAATTGCGCTGCAACCAAATAAACAGCCGTCCCGATCTGGAGGCGGAAAACCACCGCCAGCAGCAGTGCATAAGTGACTTGAAAGCACGCATTGCCTCCCTAGAACAAACCGTCGCTCTGCTTAACGACCGTCTCAACGAAACCACGGCGGAGTTGGACCTAATGGACTCACTTATTCAACAGCATCAGGTGGATGAATCGCCCACTGGCAGGCTAAGCCAAGTGGGTGGCTCCCGCCTTGTGGGCAGCACACCCCTGAATGCTCTGGATAGGGTTAGCCACATCAAGCAGGAACTGTATCGGGCGCTGGCCAATCTGAAGAACAAGCGGGAGGAGGTGCGGCGTCTGGAGAAACACCTGGAGGAGCGCAATCAGGAACTGCGCTTGCTACGCGACCAGGAGAACCAATCCCTAGTTCAACTAGCAACGCTTAAGGAGGAGAAATCGCGTCTGGAGAACAAAGTGAAAGCCATGCAGCAAGAGCTCGAAGAGCAGCAGCACAAATCCCAACAGGAATCAGGACTGCAGGAGCAATTGGATACCATAATAACTGAGAGGGATGCACTGAAGAAAAAAAGCCAACGCATCGAGGATCAACTCAAGAATGTAAAGAATGATCTGGACCAACTCAGACAGCAGCACGACAGCCTCCAGCGAGACTACGAACAGCTCACACAGGATAATCGCCAGTTGCGCACCCGAGCAACTGCGGACAACTTGCGTTTGGAGCTGGAACGTCACAAGATACTCCTAAAGGATTCACAGAGCGAGGTGGAGCGACTTAAGAAACTATATGCTGACATTGCCACAGATAAGGAGTCGTTGGATTACGAATTAAGAAAGCTTAGGGAATCAGATACGCTCAAGGAGTTGCAGGAACAACGCCAACAATTGGCCACTGCCCAGAGAAATTTGCAGTTGGCTGAGCTGAAGTCCCAGGAgctggaaaagcttttggaaTCGGAAAAACTCGGTCACGAGCGGGATTTACAGAGCCTTCGCCAGAAGAACGAACGGGAGAAACGAGAGGGGGCCAAAGAAAGCTCCGCTAACTGCAGCAAGTGCATCGAGAATCTGGCAGAGATTACCAAG TCGGAAATTCAGCTTTTGAAGCTCCAAAACGTGAACTCAATGCAGGTCAAGGAGCTCAAAGAATTGGAACATGAACTAGAGCATTCCAAGATTTTGCAGGCCGAAATGCAGGAAAAGATCGAGCTGTCCAGCAAGCAGGACGAGCTCATTAACGACCTCAAAGAGAAGGCCAAGCAATTTGAGGAGTACATTAGGCAGCAGGAGGAGAATcaaaagcaacagcagcagaagaaCGCGCCCAGTCCAAAATCTATTTCAGATTCCTCGCCGCGCGCATCACCTAAGGAGCTAACCCAGGAGCGTATTAAGGTAATCGAACAGCGCGTTCGCGACGAGATGGCCAAACTTTTTGCGGCCGAGCTCAAGAAGTTCACCTCCCGCCTGCAGCAGACTGAAGAGCGTAGCCAGTGCCTCCAAAGGGAATACCAAGCGGTGTGTGCGGAGCTGCAGCAACGGCAAACCGAGGTGGACCTGCTTAAGCAAACCATCCTGGCCGAACGCGAGAACATCGAAGAGATTTTGGCTGACAAGGACGAAAAACAGAAGGCAATGCTGCAGAAGTGCCGTCAGGAGCTGCAAGCAAAGAACCAGCGAATTGCCGAACTTCTCCGCGAAGTGGAGGAACAGCACGCTAGCATTGATTCGGAGAGACAATCCATGAAGGCTGTTATGGCCCAGTGGGAGAAACAGCGGCAGTCTATTGACCAGGTGGAGCAGCACTGGCGCCAGCAGCTGGACTCATTGCGCACCACCCACGAGGAGGCGATGCGATCTGCCCAGCAGCGCTATCAAAGTGCAAAGCGCACCGCCCACAATTACAAGTTGTATGCCGAGGACAAGGAAGCTCATATGAAACGAGAGTATGAACGCATAAAACATGAGTATGACTTGTCCTTGGCCAAGATCGAAGCGACCATGAACCAGCACCTGGAGCGGCGAAGTCGCGAAAGGCACCGCGACAAGGAAAACGTGCCCAGCAATAGCAGCAGCAACCCAACGATCAGCTCCAATAACAAACCCAAATGTAATGGGCACAGCAAAAGCTAG